The following proteins are encoded in a genomic region of Ictalurus furcatus strain D&B chromosome 6, Billie_1.0, whole genome shotgun sequence:
- the LOC128609386 gene encoding cytochrome c oxidase copper chaperone yields the protein MSSIAAASVEPTAAEEKKPLKPCCACPETKKARDACIIEKGEESCTDLIEAHKECMRALGFKI from the exons ATGTCAAGCATAGCTGCTGCTAGTGTGGAGCCTACAGCTGCTGAGGAGAAGAAGCCACTGAAGCCGTGCTGTGCATGTCCTGAAACTAAAAAAGCAAGAGATGCCTG TATAATCGAAAAGGGTGAAGAAAGCTGCACAGATCTTATCGAGGCGCACAAGGAGTGCATGAGGGCACTTGGTTTCAAGATATAA